From a single Falco rusticolus isolate bFalRus1 chromosome 17, bFalRus1.pri, whole genome shotgun sequence genomic region:
- the LOC119158423 gene encoding probable E3 ubiquitin-protein ligase makorin-1, producing the protein MEPGSLVASGVLRARGDCLRPPCRNFARGSCRWGQNCRFSHDRKSVQICRYFQSGFCSYGECCSYQHIQDDPVPVGTRHGPVPPGRWGSQPGSVPTAGGGGWGVARRSSAHPVPSVRHVPFKLPSAEVKEKEKDKNISAPDSAPRGAISREFVPAGAQGASGSQPQGLGLDPNSSDPREAVVETVTRTDPAKVTMEPGAAAALVPTAVLRARSEAVVCGICMDRVYEKPLPEERLFGILPNCSHAYCVGCIRKWRRSRDFQSMVIKACPECRITSSYYIPNKYWVSDAEEKEKLIKTFKARTGKIRCKFFVQNSGHCPFKSDCIYLHEVPARQPLQRRQRWPRMPAVFSPSPSESSDEDEELCVLEWALTLALTETDVLLELRP; encoded by the exons GTCTGAGACCCCCGTGCAG GAATTTTGCCCGCGGATCCTGCCGATGGGGCCAGAACTGCCGCTTCTCTCACGATAGAAAATCAGTCCAGATCTGCAGGTACTTCCAGAGCGGGTTTTGCAGCTATGGAGAGTGCTGCAG CTACCAGCACATCCAGGATGACCCAGTGCCAGTGGGAACCCGCCATGGCCCCGTGCCCCCCGGCCGCTGGGGCTCGCAGCCTGGCAGtgtgcccacagcagggggcgggggctggggggtagCACGGCGCAGCTCGgcccaccctgtccccagcGTGAGGCATGTGCCCTTCAAGTTGCCAAGCGCGGAGGttaaggagaaagagaaagacaagaaCATCTCAGCACCTGATAGTGCCCCCCGTGGGGCCATCAGCAGAGAATTTGTCCCTGCAGGAGCTCAGGGTGCTTCAG gctcccAGCCCCAAGGGCTGGGACTGGATCCAAACTCCTCCGACCCCAGAGAGGCAGTGGTGGAGACGGTGACACGGACTGACCCTGCCAAG GTCACGATGGAGCCGGGCGCTGCGGCAGCCCTGGTCCCCACTGCGGTGCTGAGGGCTCGGAGCGAGGCCGTGGTGTGCGGCATCTGCATGGACCGTGTGTATGAGAAGCCACTGCCAGAGGAGCGGCTCTTTGGGATCCTCCCGAACTGCAGCCACGCGTACTGCGTGGGCTGCATCCGCAAGTGGCGTCGCAGCCGGGACTTCCAGAGCATGGTCATCAA GGCCTGCCCAGAGTGCCGGATCACCTCCAGTTACTACATCCCCAACAAATACTGGGTCTCGGATGcggaggagaaggagaagctCATCAAAACCTTCAAGGCGCGGACAGG GAAAATCAGGTGCAAGTTCTTTGTCCAGAACTCTGGCCACTGCCCGTTCAAGTCAGACTGCATCTACCTGCATGAGGTGCCTGCCAGGCAGCCACTGCAGCGCAGGCAGCGGTGGCCGAGGATGCCCGCT gtgtTCAGCCCTTCTCCCTCAGAGAGCTCTGATGAGGATGAGGAGCTCTGCGTGCTGGAGTGGGCACTCACCCTGGCCCTGACGGAGACAGACGTGCTGCTTGAGTTAAGGCCATGA
- the FANCE gene encoding Fanconi anemia group E protein isoform X3, producing the protein MRGISLRPSRCDPCQALPNFLAGGCEAPGAAMEPPWLRTFDKPCRLLLHTLASGSSGTLAALRMLQRGQAHEGAGQAFPWQPFIAALCAEEPTLEGPEAALALKPRLLLLPVMCQRNLFSLLLVVRAMVPGGCLGQLLQAVEQDSHVDPWVRALGDLLQQGPRGEERSPPPTPLSSVCQQQLSCLCQKITQNKPEGQRKLNWCFSKQPGAAGDVAETMLQDGKHKKVLEESLDLDREREGKGLLLEEVVFDPPGAQEAGDVAGMEEEVPAEPSGDGAAQNLDGAALESSEQDAAGEPRKIPQAELAAEVQSFLQMHGQRLKMLLQKESDRSDLSIPLEVYVLNSCSPSQLEGLCSFLQLSMCPEHLLVRFCSWLLALTPNLSYTSAAVLAEQLFLRRVLSLTQPPSRHLMAALASFCSKYSQPFCEVLVAAVLREPGEGAEQTKLVCELVEECLEPDCVRLVLSQVLEMPLTEKLLPVLQAVLERQEVLPPEPFELLVLTLCRQAPVFATSLNYAKLVTAMLTMYQSQVTPAHRSSLAAALDQSNAALKKSLQAILEGAR; encoded by the exons ATGCGCGGAATCTCCCTGCGCCCCTCTCGGTGTGACCCGTGTCAGGCGCTCCCCAATTTTCTTGCAGGCGGCTGCGAAGCCCCCGGAGCAGCGATGGAGCCCCCCTGGCTGCGGACCTTCGACAAGCCGTGCCGCCTCCTGCTCCACACGCTCGCCTCCGGCTCCTCCGGGACGCTGGCTGCCCTCCGAATGCTGCAGCGGGGCCAGGCCCACGAGGGAGCGGGGCAGGCGTTTCCCTGGCAGCCCTTCATCGCAGCCCTGTGTGCTGAGGAGCCCACGCTGGAGGGGCCGGAGGCGGCCCTGGCTCT TAAGCcacggctgctgctgcttcccgtCATGTGCCAGAGAAacctcttctccctgctcctcgTGGTGCGAGCCATGGTGCCAGGGGGCTGCCTGggccagctgctccaggctgtgGAGCAGGATTCCCATGTGGATCCCTGGGTGCGGGCACTGGGGGATCTGCTCCAGCAGGGACCAAGGGGAGAGGAGCGCTCCCCACCTCCCACTCCCTTGTCTTctgtgtgccagcagcagcttaGCTGCCTGTGCCAGAAAATCACCCAGAACAAACCAGAGGggcaaagaaaactgaactggTGCTTCAGCAAGCAGCCCGGTGCCGCTGGGGATGTGGCTGAAACTATGCTTCAAGATGGGAAGCACAAGAAAGTGTTGGAGGAAAGCCTGGATTTggacagggagagagagggaaaggggtTGCTTCTGGAGGAGGTGGTGTTTGACCCCCCGGGAGCCCAGGAGGCTGGGGATGTGGCAGGGATGGAAGAGGAGGTACCTGCGGAGCCTTCAGGGGACGGAGCTGCTCAGAACCTGGATGGAGCTGCTCTGGAAAGCTCGGAGCAGGATGCAGCCGGGGAGCCCAGGAAGattccccaggcagagctggcagcagaggtCCAGTCCTTTCTCCAG ATGCATGGACAGAggctgaaaatgctgctgcagaaggagtCTGAC CGCTCAGATCTGAGCATCCCGCTGGAGGTGTACGTCCTGAacagctgctctcccagccag ctTGAGGGGCTgtgctccttcctccagctctccaTGTGCCCGGAGCACCTCCTGGTGCGTTTCTGCAGCTGGCTGTTAGCTCTCACCCCCAACCTCAGCTACACCAGCGCGGCCGTCTtggcagagcagctcttccTCAGGCGA GTCCTGTCCCTCACCCAGCCACCCTCCCGTCACCTCATGGCTGCCCTCGCTTCGTTTTGCTCCAAGTATTCCCAGCCCTTCTGTGAAGTCCTGGTGGCTGCGGTCCTACGGGAGCCTGGGGAAG GTGCTGAGCAGACCAAGCTGGTGTGCGAGCTTGTGGAGGAGTGCCTGGAGCCAGACTGTGTACGACTGGTGCTAAG CCAAGTCCTAGAGATGCCTTTGACAGAGAAGctcctgccagtgctgcaggctgtgctggagcgGCAG GAGGTGCTGCCCCCCGAGCCCTTTGAACTCCTGGTCCTGACTCTGTGCCGGCAGGCCCCAGTCTTTGCCACGTCACTGAATTATGCCAAGCTGGTGACAGCCATGCTCACCATGTACCAAAGCCAG GTCACCCCAGCCCACCGGAGCagtctggctgctgctctggatcAGAGCAATGCGGCCCTGAAGAAATCACTGCAGGCCATTCTGGAAGGAGCCAGGTGA
- the FANCE gene encoding Fanconi anemia group E protein isoform X5: MEPPWLRTFDKPCRLLLHTLASGSSGTLAALRMLQRGQAHEGAGQAFPWQPFIAALCAEEPTLEGPEAALALKPRLLLLPVMCQRNLFSLLLVVRAMVPGGCLGQLLQAVEQDSHVDPWVRALGDLLQQGPRGEERSPPPTPLSSVCQQQLSCLCQKITQNKPEGQRKLNWCFSKQPGAAGDVAETMLQDGKHKKVLEESLDLDREREGKGLLLEEVVFDPPGAQEAGDVAGMEEEVPAEPSGDGAAQNLDGAALESSEQDAAGEPRKIPQAELAAEVQSFLQMHGQRLKMLLQKESDRSDLSIPLEVYVLNSCSPSQLEGLCSFLQLSMCPEHLLVRFCSWLLALTPNLSYTSAAVLAEQLFLRRVLSLTQPPSRHLMAALASFCSKYSQPFCEVLVAAVLREPGEGAEQTKLVCELVEECLEPDCVRLVLSQVLEMPLTEKLLPVLQAVLERQEVLPPEPFELLVLTLCRQAPVFATSLNYAKLVTAMLTMYQSQVTPAHRSSLAAALDQSNAALKKSLQAILEGAR; encoded by the exons ATGGAGCCCCCCTGGCTGCGGACCTTCGACAAGCCGTGCCGCCTCCTGCTCCACACGCTCGCCTCCGGCTCCTCCGGGACGCTGGCTGCCCTCCGAATGCTGCAGCGGGGCCAGGCCCACGAGGGAGCGGGGCAGGCGTTTCCCTGGCAGCCCTTCATCGCAGCCCTGTGTGCTGAGGAGCCCACGCTGGAGGGGCCGGAGGCGGCCCTGGCTCT TAAGCcacggctgctgctgcttcccgtCATGTGCCAGAGAAacctcttctccctgctcctcgTGGTGCGAGCCATGGTGCCAGGGGGCTGCCTGggccagctgctccaggctgtgGAGCAGGATTCCCATGTGGATCCCTGGGTGCGGGCACTGGGGGATCTGCTCCAGCAGGGACCAAGGGGAGAGGAGCGCTCCCCACCTCCCACTCCCTTGTCTTctgtgtgccagcagcagcttaGCTGCCTGTGCCAGAAAATCACCCAGAACAAACCAGAGGggcaaagaaaactgaactggTGCTTCAGCAAGCAGCCCGGTGCCGCTGGGGATGTGGCTGAAACTATGCTTCAAGATGGGAAGCACAAGAAAGTGTTGGAGGAAAGCCTGGATTTggacagggagagagagggaaaggggtTGCTTCTGGAGGAGGTGGTGTTTGACCCCCCGGGAGCCCAGGAGGCTGGGGATGTGGCAGGGATGGAAGAGGAGGTACCTGCGGAGCCTTCAGGGGACGGAGCTGCTCAGAACCTGGATGGAGCTGCTCTGGAAAGCTCGGAGCAGGATGCAGCCGGGGAGCCCAGGAAGattccccaggcagagctggcagcagaggtCCAGTCCTTTCTCCAG ATGCATGGACAGAggctgaaaatgctgctgcagaaggagtCTGAC CGCTCAGATCTGAGCATCCCGCTGGAGGTGTACGTCCTGAacagctgctctcccagccag ctTGAGGGGCTgtgctccttcctccagctctccaTGTGCCCGGAGCACCTCCTGGTGCGTTTCTGCAGCTGGCTGTTAGCTCTCACCCCCAACCTCAGCTACACCAGCGCGGCCGTCTtggcagagcagctcttccTCAGGCGA GTCCTGTCCCTCACCCAGCCACCCTCCCGTCACCTCATGGCTGCCCTCGCTTCGTTTTGCTCCAAGTATTCCCAGCCCTTCTGTGAAGTCCTGGTGGCTGCGGTCCTACGGGAGCCTGGGGAAG GTGCTGAGCAGACCAAGCTGGTGTGCGAGCTTGTGGAGGAGTGCCTGGAGCCAGACTGTGTACGACTGGTGCTAAG CCAAGTCCTAGAGATGCCTTTGACAGAGAAGctcctgccagtgctgcaggctgtgctggagcgGCAG GAGGTGCTGCCCCCCGAGCCCTTTGAACTCCTGGTCCTGACTCTGTGCCGGCAGGCCCCAGTCTTTGCCACGTCACTGAATTATGCCAAGCTGGTGACAGCCATGCTCACCATGTACCAAAGCCAG GTCACCCCAGCCCACCGGAGCagtctggctgctgctctggatcAGAGCAATGCGGCCCTGAAGAAATCACTGCAGGCCATTCTGGAAGGAGCCAG GTGA
- the FANCE gene encoding Fanconi anemia group E protein isoform X4 — protein MRGISLRPSRCDPCQALPNFLAGGCEAPGAAMEPPWLRTFDKPCRLLLHTLASGSSGTLAALRMLQRGQAHEGAGQAFPWQPFIAALCAEEPTLEGPEAALALKPRLLLLPVMCQRNLFSLLLVVRAMVPGGCLGQLLQAVEQDSHVDPWVRALGDLLQQGPRGEERSPPPTPLSSVCQQQLSCLCQKITQNKPEGQRKLNWCFSKQPGAAGDVAETMLQDGKHKKVLEESLDLDREREGKGLLLEEVVFDPPGAQEAGDVAGMEEEVPAEPSGDGAAQNLDGAALESSEQDAAGEPRKIPQAELAAEVQSFLQMHGQRLKMLLQKESDRSDLSIPLEVYVLNSCSPSQLSMCPEHLLVRFCSWLLALTPNLSYTSAAVLAEQLFLRRVLSLTQPPSRHLMAALASFCSKYSQPFCEVLVAAVLREPGEGAEQTKLVCELVEECLEPDCVRLVLSQVLEMPLTEKLLPVLQAVLERQEVLPPEPFELLVLTLCRQAPVFATSLNYAKLVTAMLTMYQSQVTPAHRSSLAAALDQSNAALKKSLQAILEGAR, from the exons ATGCGCGGAATCTCCCTGCGCCCCTCTCGGTGTGACCCGTGTCAGGCGCTCCCCAATTTTCTTGCAGGCGGCTGCGAAGCCCCCGGAGCAGCGATGGAGCCCCCCTGGCTGCGGACCTTCGACAAGCCGTGCCGCCTCCTGCTCCACACGCTCGCCTCCGGCTCCTCCGGGACGCTGGCTGCCCTCCGAATGCTGCAGCGGGGCCAGGCCCACGAGGGAGCGGGGCAGGCGTTTCCCTGGCAGCCCTTCATCGCAGCCCTGTGTGCTGAGGAGCCCACGCTGGAGGGGCCGGAGGCGGCCCTGGCTCT TAAGCcacggctgctgctgcttcccgtCATGTGCCAGAGAAacctcttctccctgctcctcgTGGTGCGAGCCATGGTGCCAGGGGGCTGCCTGggccagctgctccaggctgtgGAGCAGGATTCCCATGTGGATCCCTGGGTGCGGGCACTGGGGGATCTGCTCCAGCAGGGACCAAGGGGAGAGGAGCGCTCCCCACCTCCCACTCCCTTGTCTTctgtgtgccagcagcagcttaGCTGCCTGTGCCAGAAAATCACCCAGAACAAACCAGAGGggcaaagaaaactgaactggTGCTTCAGCAAGCAGCCCGGTGCCGCTGGGGATGTGGCTGAAACTATGCTTCAAGATGGGAAGCACAAGAAAGTGTTGGAGGAAAGCCTGGATTTggacagggagagagagggaaaggggtTGCTTCTGGAGGAGGTGGTGTTTGACCCCCCGGGAGCCCAGGAGGCTGGGGATGTGGCAGGGATGGAAGAGGAGGTACCTGCGGAGCCTTCAGGGGACGGAGCTGCTCAGAACCTGGATGGAGCTGCTCTGGAAAGCTCGGAGCAGGATGCAGCCGGGGAGCCCAGGAAGattccccaggcagagctggcagcagaggtCCAGTCCTTTCTCCAG ATGCATGGACAGAggctgaaaatgctgctgcagaaggagtCTGAC CGCTCAGATCTGAGCATCCCGCTGGAGGTGTACGTCCTGAacagctgctctcccagccag ctctccaTGTGCCCGGAGCACCTCCTGGTGCGTTTCTGCAGCTGGCTGTTAGCTCTCACCCCCAACCTCAGCTACACCAGCGCGGCCGTCTtggcagagcagctcttccTCAGGCGA GTCCTGTCCCTCACCCAGCCACCCTCCCGTCACCTCATGGCTGCCCTCGCTTCGTTTTGCTCCAAGTATTCCCAGCCCTTCTGTGAAGTCCTGGTGGCTGCGGTCCTACGGGAGCCTGGGGAAG GTGCTGAGCAGACCAAGCTGGTGTGCGAGCTTGTGGAGGAGTGCCTGGAGCCAGACTGTGTACGACTGGTGCTAAG CCAAGTCCTAGAGATGCCTTTGACAGAGAAGctcctgccagtgctgcaggctgtgctggagcgGCAG GAGGTGCTGCCCCCCGAGCCCTTTGAACTCCTGGTCCTGACTCTGTGCCGGCAGGCCCCAGTCTTTGCCACGTCACTGAATTATGCCAAGCTGGTGACAGCCATGCTCACCATGTACCAAAGCCAG GTCACCCCAGCCCACCGGAGCagtctggctgctgctctggatcAGAGCAATGCGGCCCTGAAGAAATCACTGCAGGCCATTCTGGAAGGAGCCAG GTGA
- the FANCE gene encoding Fanconi anemia group E protein isoform X2 yields the protein MRGISLRPSRCDPCQALPNFLAGGCEAPGAAMEPPWLRTFDKPCRLLLHTLASGSSGTLAALRMLQRGQAHEGAGQAFPWQPFIAALCAEEPTLEGPEAALALKPRLLLLPVMCQRNLFSLLLVVRAMVPGGCLGQLLQAVEQDSHVDPWVRALGDLLQQGPRGEERSPPPTPLSSVCQQQLSCLCQKITQNKPEGQRKLNWCFSKQPGAAGDVAETMLQDGKHKKVLEESLDLDREREGKGLLLEEVVFDPPGAQEAGDVAGMEEEVPAEPSGDGAAQNLDGAALESSEQDAAGEPRKIPQAELAAEVQSFLQMHGQRLKMLLQKESDRSDLSIPLEVYVLNSCSPSQLEGLCSFLQLSMCPEHLLVRFCSWLLALTPNLSYTSAAVLAEQLFLRRVLSLTQPPSRHLMAALASFCSKYSQPFCEVLVAAVLREPGEGAEQTKLVCELVEECLEPDCVRLVLSQVLEMPLTEKLLPVLQAVLERQEVLPPEPFELLVLTLCRQAPVFATSLNYAKLVTAMLTMYQSQVTPAHRSSLAAALDQSNAALKKSLQAILEGAR from the exons ATGCGCGGAATCTCCCTGCGCCCCTCTCGGTGTGACCCGTGTCAGGCGCTCCCCAATTTTCTTGCAGGCGGCTGCGAAGCCCCCGGAGCAGCGATGGAGCCCCCCTGGCTGCGGACCTTCGACAAGCCGTGCCGCCTCCTGCTCCACACGCTCGCCTCCGGCTCCTCCGGGACGCTGGCTGCCCTCCGAATGCTGCAGCGGGGCCAGGCCCACGAGGGAGCGGGGCAGGCGTTTCCCTGGCAGCCCTTCATCGCAGCCCTGTGTGCTGAGGAGCCCACGCTGGAGGGGCCGGAGGCGGCCCTGGCTCT TAAGCcacggctgctgctgcttcccgtCATGTGCCAGAGAAacctcttctccctgctcctcgTGGTGCGAGCCATGGTGCCAGGGGGCTGCCTGggccagctgctccaggctgtgGAGCAGGATTCCCATGTGGATCCCTGGGTGCGGGCACTGGGGGATCTGCTCCAGCAGGGACCAAGGGGAGAGGAGCGCTCCCCACCTCCCACTCCCTTGTCTTctgtgtgccagcagcagcttaGCTGCCTGTGCCAGAAAATCACCCAGAACAAACCAGAGGggcaaagaaaactgaactggTGCTTCAGCAAGCAGCCCGGTGCCGCTGGGGATGTGGCTGAAACTATGCTTCAAGATGGGAAGCACAAGAAAGTGTTGGAGGAAAGCCTGGATTTggacagggagagagagggaaaggggtTGCTTCTGGAGGAGGTGGTGTTTGACCCCCCGGGAGCCCAGGAGGCTGGGGATGTGGCAGGGATGGAAGAGGAGGTACCTGCGGAGCCTTCAGGGGACGGAGCTGCTCAGAACCTGGATGGAGCTGCTCTGGAAAGCTCGGAGCAGGATGCAGCCGGGGAGCCCAGGAAGattccccaggcagagctggcagcagaggtCCAGTCCTTTCTCCAG ATGCATGGACAGAggctgaaaatgctgctgcagaaggagtCTGAC CGCTCAGATCTGAGCATCCCGCTGGAGGTGTACGTCCTGAacagctgctctcccagccag ctTGAGGGGCTgtgctccttcctccagctctccaTGTGCCCGGAGCACCTCCTGGTGCGTTTCTGCAGCTGGCTGTTAGCTCTCACCCCCAACCTCAGCTACACCAGCGCGGCCGTCTtggcagagcagctcttccTCAGGCGA GTCCTGTCCCTCACCCAGCCACCCTCCCGTCACCTCATGGCTGCCCTCGCTTCGTTTTGCTCCAAGTATTCCCAGCCCTTCTGTGAAGTCCTGGTGGCTGCGGTCCTACGGGAGCCTGGGGAAG GTGCTGAGCAGACCAAGCTGGTGTGCGAGCTTGTGGAGGAGTGCCTGGAGCCAGACTGTGTACGACTGGTGCTAAG CCAAGTCCTAGAGATGCCTTTGACAGAGAAGctcctgccagtgctgcaggctgtgctggagcgGCAG GAGGTGCTGCCCCCCGAGCCCTTTGAACTCCTGGTCCTGACTCTGTGCCGGCAGGCCCCAGTCTTTGCCACGTCACTGAATTATGCCAAGCTGGTGACAGCCATGCTCACCATGTACCAAAGCCAG GTCACCCCAGCCCACCGGAGCagtctggctgctgctctggatcAGAGCAATGCGGCCCTGAAGAAATCACTGCAGGCCATTCTGGAAGGAGCCAG GTGA